The following are encoded in a window of Phragmites australis chromosome 22, lpPhrAust1.1, whole genome shotgun sequence genomic DNA:
- the LOC133905466 gene encoding uncharacterized protein LOC133905466, giving the protein MDPRSQHLFGGAGREIGGTPEMEGGRKAAVVDFSVTDAKVVCNLVRRNESVVRKKRRYLLSMSPGPDGHIKHVKRPKFMKEVYVAESYVRGDELSCERVRTHVERCFGLDRNGCNHHIVQDGIQLFNLQKEEDGSLTPNSLKIMHRTINKLSLEALHSVACIVTHNRISFEKTGPRMKNIIKDHLRAYLSRLDNEDSNSQLSQILTNLSSYQSDCVTIATPVTPRLLTSLNQALAGLKALPMQALVAMNRKLREESCPPRFGNEGRAATSWHIAEVIKKRCDKIISKLGEGIDLPKHLAKAMSVVNLCRKEDLRCMDISHSEFFPFSKQVISLQNDVLNALWSLEEMKHDKLKLLRPILHQSLKDKRKNRRFSIDVRHYLVECLFECDEGNLPDKALQVIAFFHRMSRNQAMPTEETKEAEIEAVLNLSSQLRAVTCYDAAGDPIDDLLMKSWSACPSDDHLINLDSEDCSKDNDFILTETNYFNFGSQQNVDEPCSSNSLPNAADMSGQYSSGTIGGAHCVPKAKDFESMFDTRGRCRGWSGYAAGVRHFRDSEAAGSVTEPHLSNNVGASNVETTRCSKGRPEICDETAVDAHKLIGLVLENMLLPENKADELTGHCLGEGCISQGPQALVAEDNQSADIVINAVKSILPNLSKSCIEKVRRILNGGEQ; this is encoded by the exons ATGGATCCGAGATCGCAGCATTTGTTTGGTGGTGCAGGCCGAGAGATTGGTGGAACTCCAGAAATGGAGG GAGGCCGGAAGGCAGCAGTGGTGGACTTCTCTGTCACAGATGCCAAGGTGGTCTGCAATCTTGTGCGACGGAACGAATCCGTGGTCAGGAAGAAGCGGAG ATATCTGCTGTCAATGTCTCCCGGACCAGATGGTCACATCAAGCACGTGAAGCGGCCCAAATTCATGAAAGAAGT ATACGTGGCTGAGTCATATGTCAGGGGGGATGAG CTATCTTGCGAGAGAGTAAGAACCCATGTTGAAAGATGTTTTGGTTTGGATCGCAATGGCTGCAATCACCACATAGTTCAGGATGGTATACAGCTTTTTAACCTGCAAAAAGAAGAGGATGGCTCTCTTACTCCGAACAGTTTGAAGATCATGCACCGTACAATCAACAAGCTAAGCCTTGAAGCACTTCATTCAGTTGCTTGTATTGTCACCCATAATAGGATTAGTTTTGAGAAGACTGGGCCaagaatgaaaaatatcataaagGACCACCTCCGAGCTTACTTGTCCCGATTAGATAATGAAGACAGCAACTCTCAGTTGTCCCAGATTTTAACTAATCTGTCCAGTTATCAGTCTGATTGCGTGACCATTGCAACACCTGTTACACCAAGACTGTTGAcatcattaaaccaagctttaGCTGGACTCAAGGCATTGCCCATGCAAGCTCTTGTTGCAATGAATAGGAAGCTTAGAGAAGAATCATGTCCCCCAAGATTTGGGAATGAAGGTCGAGCTGCCACAAGCTGGCATATTGCTGAAGTGATAAAGAAAAGGTGTGATAAGATCATATCAAAGCTTGGGGAAGGTATTGACCTGCCAAAGCATTTAGCAAAAGCAATGTCAGTGGTGAACCTATGTCGGAAGGAAGATTTGAGATGCATGGATATTTCACATTCGGAGTTCTTTCCATTTTCAAAGCAGGTTATCTCCTTGCAGAATGATGTCCTGAATGCTCTGTGGTCACTTGAAGAAATGAAGCATGATAAGCTGAAACTGCTCCGTCCAATATTGCATCAAAGCTTGAAAGATAAGAGAAAGAACAGGAGGTTCAGTATAGATGTGAGACATTATTTGGTAGAATGTTTGTTTGAATGTGATGAAGGTAATTTACCAGATAAGGCACTGCAAGTCATTGCTTTTTTCCATCGCATGTCTCGCAATCAAGCTATGCCCACGGAAGAGACAAAGGAAGCAGAGATAGAGGCTGTCTTGAATTTAAGCAGTCAGCTCAGAGCTGTAACATGTTATGATGCAGCAGGAGACCCCATTGATGATCTGTTAATGAAGTCATGGAGTGCATGCCCAAGTGATGATCACCTTATAAACTTAGATAGTGAAGACTGCAGCAAGGATAATGACTTCATACTCACAGAGACCAATTACTTCAATTTTGGTTCTCAGCAGAATGTGGATGAGCCCTGTAGTTCCAATAGCTTGCCTAATGCTGCTGATATGAGTGGACAATATTCAAGTGGAACTATAGGTGGTGCACATTGTGTTCCCAAGGCTAAAGATTTTGAATCCATGTTCGATACTCGTGGGAGATGTCGTGGATGGAGTGGATACGCTGCAGGTGTGCGGCATTTCAGAGACAGTGAAGCTGCTGGTAGCGTGACGGAGCCTCATTTGAGTAATAATGTTGGTGCAAGCAATGTGGAAACGACTAGATGCTCTAAAGGTCGCCCTGAGATATGTGATGAGACTGCAGTGGATGCCCACAAGCTTATCGGACTTGTTCTGGAAAACATGTTGCTTCCAGAAAACAAGGCTGATGAACTCACGGGACATTGTCTTGGAGAAGGTTGTATTTCTCAAGGTCCTCAAG CTCTTGTGGCAGAGGACAACCAAAGCGCTGACATTGTGATTAATGCTGTAAAGAGCATCTTGCCTAATTTATCGAAAag CTGCATTGAAAAAGTTAGGAGGATACTTAATGGTGGTGAGCAGTGA